Below is a genomic region from Kribbella qitaiheensis.
CGCCGGGGTCTTCGTGCCCGGCAGGGTGTTCTGCATCCGCATCGGCTCGACCGACGACTCGTCGATCATGTTGCCGACGATGCCGGCCGCCTGCTCCTTGGAGTAGCCGTTGGAGACGAAGTAGTTGAAGGCCTTCTGCTGGTTGTTCGAGCCGCTCAGCGGGCCGCCGCAGCTGCAGCCACCCGTGGACGCCGGCGCGGCGTTGTCGCCGACCTGCTCCTGGGGGTCGACCGACTGGAGCGCGCCCTTGCCGTCCGGGGACGCCCACAGCTCGAAGTGCAGGTGCTCACCGCTCACGCCCGGCTCGTCCTCGGTGCCCGAGCCGGACTTGCCGATCTCGTCGCCCCGCTTGACCTTCTGGCCCTTCTTGACGGCCTTGGAGCTGAAGAACTTGTACCGGGTCTCGATGCGCTTGTCGTGCTGGATCGTGATCCAGTCGCCGTCGACCGCAGTGACCTCGCCGTCCTCGGCAGCCAGCACCGGGCTGTCCTTGGCGACGTTGTAGTCGACGCCTTTGTGTTGGTCACTCCAGTCCGCCGCCTGATCGTGCGAAGACGTCGGCCAGCCGAATGCGGCACCCTGGGTCTCCGAGCCCGCGTCGCCGCACGAGTCGGAACCGAGCGCGCCCATCGCGCCGCCGAGCATGGCCAGCACGATCAGCAGTGGGAGCACCAGGACAAGGCCGATGACGCCGAGCGCCGGTAACGCCTTGCCTTCCATGGCCTCTCCTCGTGCGATCAGTGACTGGCCCGTTGCCGGGACAGGGGCGGACACCAAGGAACAGACTGCCCGAAAACCAGGTCATTATGTCGAAAGTTATCCACAGCCTGATGTCTACCCGGGTGCGCCCGCGCGACAACGGCCCCGGACTAGACGAGAATCGGTCCATGTACGAACGGCTGCGCGTGGACCGCTCGACCACTGTGGACCGGGTGGTCGACGCTTTGCGCTCCGCCCTGTTCGCCGGCGACCTGGAGCCCGGGACCCCGTTGCGGGAGCAGCCGCTGGCCGAGGCGCTCGGCGTCGCCCGCAGTACGGTCCGCGAAGCGATGACCATGCTCGTCACCGAGGGCCTCGCGGTCCGCGAGCCGAACAAGGGCGTCAGCGTCGCGATCCTGCACCCCGCGGCGGTGGCGGACATCTGCAAGGCCAGGTTCGTGCTGGAGTCGGCCGGCATCCAGGCCTGGTTCGACGCCGACGACCTCGCCCGCGAGCGGGTCCGTACCGCGATGCGCACCTTCGCCGCCACTGCCAAGGAAGGCGCCGACCCGGAGGCGATGACCGAGACCCACCTGGCGATCCACCGCAGCCTGGTCGCACTCACCGGCAGCGCCCGGCTGATCGCCACCGCCGACTCGATCACCGGCGAGGCCAGACTCGCCCTCGCCCGGGTGGACGCCCTCCGGCGGGACGCGAAGCAGCAGGTCGCCTCGCACCGCAAGCTCGTCCGACTCCTGGAGAAGGGCGAGCTGGACGAATGTGTCGAAGAGTTGCGCCGCCACCTGGCCGGTGCCGAGGAGTCGCTCCTCGAAGCCATCGCCACCCCGCCGACCTAGCCCCTGTGGATGTCCACGGACGAGGCCATCTTCAGCGGGCCAGGTGGTCGACCCAGCGGTCCGCGGCCTTCTCGATCTGGTCGAGGACCTCGGCGAAGCCGGTGTCGTCGCCGTAGTACGGGTCAGGTACGTCGGCTTCCGCGAAGAGCTCGACCGGTACTGCGAGGTCGGGGCCGCCCTGTCGGCGGAGGATCGCCAGGTGCCCGGAGTCCATCGCGAGCACCAGGTCGCGACCGGCGAACCCTTCGAACACGCAGGCCCGGTGCGCGCTTCCGTCGTACCCGCTTCGCGCCAGGACCGCGGCGGCGCGGGAGTCCATCGGGTCACCCTGGTGCCAGCCGCCGGTGCCCGAGCTGGTCACCACCACGTCGTCGATCCCAGCCTCGGCGAGCTTGGCGCGCAGCACCACCTCGCCGATCGGCGACCGGCAGATGTTGCCGGTGCATACCACCTCGACGTGCCTCACGGAACGGGTCACGCAGACGTCAGCCGATCTCGGCCTCGTCCGGCAGCAGCAGGTTCAGCAGCATGCCGACCAGGGTGATCACCAGCGACCCGAGCAGGGCGGCGCCGAACCCGGTGACGTGGAACTGGACGTCCAGCTTGCCGGTGATCCAGGAGGTGAGCAGCAGCATCAACGCGTTGATCACGAAGATCAGCAGTCCCAGCGTCAGGATGATGAACGGCAGCGACAGCAGCTTCGCGATCGGCTTCACCACCGCGTTCACGATGCCGAAGATCGCCGCGACGATCAGCAGGGTCAGGATCCGGCGGCTGGTGGTCGCGCCCTGGAGCGTGATCCCGCCGACGACCCAGCTCGCGACGGCCAGCGCCACGGCGTTGGCCAGCAACTTGATGATCAAGTTCTTCATGCCACGATCCTGCCACCTTCGCCGGTGCAAGTGCTGGACCTCGCCTAGGTGGCTCGGACAAGGAGCGGGACCTCGGACAGGTTATTTACTGTCCGAGGTCCCCGCTTGGTGTTCTGGGTGACCGCTTCCGGCTGCTAGCTCAGCTGGTCTGGCCGATCTCCGTCAGCAGCTCGGCGAACCACTCCACGGACGGGTCGAATTCCTTGCCGCCCGCGATGCGGGGGAACTCGATGGCGCGGAGCTCGTCGCCCTGCTCCTCGTCGTGGCCGACCACGCCGCTCTCACCGCGCAGGGCCGCGTCGACCGCGTAGTCGGTGCACTGCTTGATCAGCTCGAGGTCGCGCTCGTTGGCTGCCGCCGACCGGCTGAAGTAGCCGCTCTTCTGCACCATCGTCTTCTCCGCGCCGATCCGCTCCGCGAACTGCTTAGCGAACCAGGCGCCCGGGTTGATCGTGTCCAGCTTGACGTGCCCGAACGGGTCCCGCGGCACCTCCTCGCCGCGCGCCTCCATCTCGGCCACGATCGACGGTACGCCGGCGCCCTCGGACAAGAAGATGGTGACGCAGTCGTTCTCGTCCATCACCGCCTTCAGCCGCTCCGCCTCGGCGTCCAGGTCGATCGTTGCCTCCGGCACGTAAACCGCGTGCACGTCCCAGCCGCCCGCGTCGAGCCCGATGCCCGGGTTCCACTCCTGCGCGGTGACCCACTTCCGGTACTCCGCCGCGGTCGCCGCCGTCAACCAACCGCAGTTACGGCCCATCACCTCGTGGACTACGAGCATCCGCGGGTTCGAGCTGTGCTCGGCG
It encodes:
- a CDS encoding phage holin family protein encodes the protein MKNLIIKLLANAVALAVASWVVGGITLQGATTSRRILTLLIVAAIFGIVNAVVKPIAKLLSLPFIILTLGLLIFVINALMLLLTSWITGKLDVQFHVTGFGAALLGSLVITLVGMLLNLLLPDEAEIG
- a CDS encoding pyrophosphate--fructose-6-phosphate 1-phosphotransferase produces the protein MAADKSVRRVALLTAGGLAPCLSSAVGGLIERYSAVAPEVEIIAYLNGYHGLLSGRYVEVTPDVRAKAGLLHKFGGSPIGNSRVKLTNTADLVKRGLIADGQNALQVAAERLVADGVDVLHTIGGDDTNTTAADLAAYLHEHDYDLTVVGLPKTIDNDVIPIRQSLGAWTAAEQGALFARNVIAEHSSNPRMLVVHEVMGRNCGWLTAATAAEYRKWVTAQEWNPGIGLDAGGWDVHAVYVPEATIDLDAEAERLKAVMDENDCVTIFLSEGAGVPSIVAEMEARGEEVPRDPFGHVKLDTINPGAWFAKQFAERIGAEKTMVQKSGYFSRSAAANERDLELIKQCTDYAVDAALRGESGVVGHDEEQGDELRAIEFPRIAGGKEFDPSVEWFAELLTEIGQTS
- a CDS encoding GntR family transcriptional regulator; translation: MYERLRVDRSTTVDRVVDALRSALFAGDLEPGTPLREQPLAEALGVARSTVREAMTMLVTEGLAVREPNKGVSVAILHPAAVADICKARFVLESAGIQAWFDADDLARERVRTAMRTFAATAKEGADPEAMTETHLAIHRSLVALTGSARLIATADSITGEARLALARVDALRRDAKQQVASHRKLVRLLEKGELDECVEELRRHLAGAEESLLEAIATPPT
- a CDS encoding low molecular weight protein-tyrosine-phosphatase, whose protein sequence is MTRSVRHVEVVCTGNICRSPIGEVVLRAKLAEAGIDDVVVTSSGTGGWHQGDPMDSRAAAVLARSGYDGSAHRACVFEGFAGRDLVLAMDSGHLAILRRQGGPDLAVPVELFAEADVPDPYYGDDTGFAEVLDQIEKAADRWVDHLAR